The following is a genomic window from Elaeis guineensis isolate ETL-2024a chromosome 10, EG11, whole genome shotgun sequence.
ttttttttgggaaaaaataaaaatctgcccAAAATCCTTCTGCCGATGCTCTAAGGTCCGGATCCAATGGAAGAAGACTGCAGGTGACGTGCACGATTCAAACAGGCTTTCAGGCAAATCAGGAGCCCGTTATATAAGCAAACATGTGCCTGGACCACGCCCAGGTAGACCAGCGCAAATCGCGGAGCACGTGCACGGTGGATAACGCGCAATCGCGAATTCGTGGTATGAGGGTTAATGTGGCGTGCTATCTACCGTGGGATTTGATTGGTCTACCTGGGCGTGGTCCAGACAATAATTTCCCCCATTATATAAGTAAACGTGTGGGTCCCACCGAACCAACCTCTGTTTCACTCTTTCCTTCTCTAGCGGGTTCTTCCCGCTCCTTCGGCGACCTTCCCtcgtgtattatatatatatatatatttattctctTCAAATTCCCTGGGCTGCTCTTCTTGTCTCAGAAAAGCTTCTCCCTCTTGTCTTGCAAGCAAAAACGTGGAAGCTTTAGAAGTAGAGGAAGAAAATAGCGATTAAATCGAGCTTGATTGATCGGTGGACCGAAGAATTAGAGGTATGATCGAAGCCCCCTTTAAATCTCTTCCAACTATTTCCGATTTCTTTTAGGTTTTCTTGGGAAATGTTCATATTTTTCTTGAAGCAGACATGTTTAGAATCGATTTTTTTctcctcatttttttttctttttaagttaAGAACAGtcctaaatttttatgttatttggAGTTTTGTAATTGTGTTTTTTTAGGGTCAGTGGATTCATCTAATAACTAGTTGTCTCTTTAATCTTTGATATATTATTTGCTTCCCATAATTCTATGAATCCATTCGCCAAATTTAATCATTTTAGTTTAATATAAGGCCTTGCTCTCCAAACTCCAATACTGGAACTAGCACTTTTTGCCAGGAATCTTCTCTTCGCCATTCGATGAAGACCCTTTGACCTCAACCCGACGAAGCAAATAGAGCAGAGAGCTTACCGTTTGTATTGGTCCTTGTTGGCTGAAAGAATAATTTGATTCTGGCAGGGTAAGTAGCTTTCGAGAGATGGAGTTGCTCTCCATTGGCTGCACTTCTGTACCATGCCATCACTTTGCTAATCTGAACTGGAAAGTTGGAGATAATAGCCTAAGTTTGAAGAATTCCAAGCTCTTTCCCCGTAGGAAAACTGGAATTTTCTGTGTTGCACCTAAACCCTCTTGGGGTTTAGGGAATTCTCACCAGGACAGTGATAAGGTCGAGAACCTCTATCAGAAAGAAGGGATTAGATTGTTAAGTCTGCTTGAAGGTCTCCGAAATCGTGCCAATGCTGAGATCACCACTGAAAACCATAATTATTACGTGACTgatggaaaggttgatctgagGCATATCCCTGAGAAAGTTGATGAGGTTGCAAAAGTTCTGATTCCAGGTCTACCCGACGACGACTCTGAGGAGAATCCTGGTTCTCCAATCTGTAGTTGTTTTTGGGAATGGAAGCCCCAATTGCCAGTCCACTATGAGAAGTCTGGGTTGGAGAATGTTCAAGCACCGAACGTGCTCTTTCTTCCAGGTTTTGGGGTTGGATCTTTTCATTATGAGAAGCAGTTAAAAGATCTCAGCCGTGATTATAAGGTGTGGGCATTGGATTTCCTGGGGCAAGGCCTGTCATTGCCATCTGAAGATCCAGCTCCTTCTGACAAGCCAGGAGAGAGTACTGAACAAAGGGATGCAATGTGGGGTTTTGGGGAGGTATCTGAGCCTTGGGCACAGGACCTAGTCTACTCTGTTGATCTATGGCGAGACCAAGTTAAGCAATTCATTGAACAGGTATACTTGCTAGACATTATTTTTTCAGGttctaaatttattatttatgtgaGTTAGGTTCAAGTGTTTTTAATATCTTTAGTTAAAAAGCTCTTAGCTTGGTCATACTAATGATGATTTTCTTTTTAACCTCTCTTAATTCATATATCAGGAATGTTACTTGACTTGGTAGCTCCCATTCCATCCTTTGTCAGCTTCTGGAAGTGAACTCATGAACTTTTTCAGATCATCTGTTTAACCTTTTATATCGCCGTGTATGAACTCATTATTTTTGGTCCTTGTCTTGTTTGTGGAGTGGCAAACTAGTATGACACATTCCGTAGTAACGGGAACTACAACACATATAACTGATCTTGCATTGCTCATTTTTATGGTTAAATGACTTCATAGTTAAAATCAAGCTTATATTTGGAATATCAATTTTCAGGTTATCGGTGAACCGGTTTATGTCGTTGGGAATTCTCTAGGAGGCTTTGTTGCTCTATACTTTGCAGCATGCAATCCAGAGCTAGTAAAAGGGGTTACATTGCTCAATGCAACACCATTTTGGGGATTCCTCCCTAACCTTACTAGATCACCTAGATTGTCCAAATTGTTTCCATGGGCTGGGACATTTCCTCTACCTTCAAGTGTGAGAAAGCTCACCGAGTTCATGTATGTATTTGTTAGTTTAATATGATCCTTTTAATCATTTTATGACTGCAATTCATTGCCAGTTACTATTTTTTCTGCATATGGATCAGCATGAGATGATTTTTCCATGGATGGTTCTGATCAGTATGCTTATAAATTATAAGCATAAATTTGTAATGAAGTATATGTCATaactttttttgaactttttattaTGCTCTGGGTTCTCCAATGAGTCATGTTTGACCAGGGACCTTTTTTCTGCCTGACATGCTTAAGAAACAAATCTGGAGATTGGTCTTAATCATTTGTAATATGCATTAAATTGGTCCAGTCTGAAGTTATGGAACCATTTGATGTGTTCCAGCTAACTGGGGCCTAACTGAGACATCTTGGGGATATATGGTCTAGATAtagtttttttttgatga
Proteins encoded in this region:
- the LOC105052450 gene encoding pheophytinase, chloroplastic, whose translation is MELLSIGCTSVPCHHFANLNWKVGDNSLSLKNSKLFPRRKTGIFCVAPKPSWGLGNSHQDSDKVENLYQKEGIRLLSLLEGLRNRANAEITTENHNYYVTDGKVDLRHIPEKVDEVAKVLIPGLPDDDSEENPGSPICSCFWEWKPQLPVHYEKSGLENVQAPNVLFLPGFGVGSFHYEKQLKDLSRDYKVWALDFLGQGLSLPSEDPAPSDKPGESTEQRDAMWGFGEVSEPWAQDLVYSVDLWRDQVKQFIEQVIGEPVYVVGNSLGGFVALYFAACNPELVKGVTLLNATPFWGFLPNLTRSPRLSKLFPWAGTFPLPSSVRKLTEFIWQKVSDPGSILELIKQVYADPSTKVDKVFSRIVETTQHPAAAASLASIMFAPRAQLSFQEALSRCQTQDVRICLMYGKEDPWIRPIWGLKVKKQLPEVPYYEIIPAGHCPHDEVPEVVNFLLRGWIKNLESKGSISLPLLEEPDNVQDGIFRELEFAREGSRRSVKVRFFGSKISVWNLIGSFLRSSVANLPLKSSVANSR